Genomic window (Prosthecobacter fusiformis):
GTTGGCCAGGATGAAGGTATGAATGCGCAGGTATTTAGTCAGCGCCTCATCGTCCTCAAACTTGCGCAGCTTGGAAAACGCGATGGGACTGCCCACCCGCATCTCCACACGGGTGTTGCGTTTGTTGCAGAATTCTCTCAGCAGCAGGCCAGTGCGCAGACGTGGATGCAGCAGGCCTGCCGCATGGAAAAGGGAGCTGTTGCTGCCAGGAAAATAGACCGGCAGCACGGTGGCCTTGCTGCGTCGTACGAGGGAGCCCACATGGGTGCTCCACACAGGCTCCTGCAGGCCGGTGCCAGGTTTGTAACCAGCCACTTCACCGGCCGGGAAAATCACTAGCGCGCCCCCTGCCTTCAGGTGCTTGATCGCCTCTTTCATCGCACCCAGGTTGCTGCGCGCAGCCTCTTCGCCGCCAAAGGGATTCACCGGGATGATGTGCGGGCGCAGGGCAGGGAAGGCAGCCAGCATGGAGTTCGTCATCACCTTCACTTCCGGGCGGTGCTGAGCGGCATAATGGGCCACCAGCACCGGGTCCAGAATACCATAGGGATGATTGGCGATGATGATCAGCGGCCCGCTCTGGGGAAACTCAAAGTCTGCAGCCGTCTCCACATCGCCCGCCGCATTCATCGTCTTCAGTACCGATTCAAACCACGAGTGGCAGGTCTGGCCTTCAGGATGTGTCTTTTGTAGATCACAGGCACCGTTATAAATTTCATCCAGCCCTCGCAACCCCAGTCCCCGGTCCAGAAGGGGACCCAGCACACGGTAGGCGCTCCGCTGCAGCGGTGTGCGCAAATAGTCACGAAGATCGAGAATCATTAAAGATGGGATACCTGCCAAACTTGCGGTGCCATCAGGCTGCGCAAGGAGAGAATTCGTGCCCTTCTTGTCACAAAAGAGCACCGAATACCTTTAACCCAGAGCTTCCTGGATCCGCAATTTCCAATCCGCTGCGATGGTCCCAAAGCTACAGGATTCCTGGTGATACATAATCCCCCGTGAAACATTGACCAGAAGGGGTGCCTTGCGCCCACTGCCTTTGAGGGCTGAAAGGTCCCCTCCTTGGGCACCGAGACCGGGGATAAGCAGCGGCACATCCGGCGTCTTGGACAGCACGTTTTCCGCCGCATTCGTGAGACCGATCACCAAGCCTACCTGGGGGCTCGCCTGGGTCATATCCGCCACCAGTTCGAAGACCTTGCGGTCACCCGTCGGCTGCAGTTCGATGTCCACCGCACCGGGGTTGGAGGTCACCCCCAGGAGGTAGATACCCTTATCCGGATACTTCAAAAACGGTTCCAGCGTGTCCTTGCCCATGTAGGCATTCAAAGTCACGGCATCCACGCCATAGGCGTCATACGCGGACTTGGCATAATAGCCCTGGGTCTCCCCAATATCCCCACGCTTCACATCGAAAATCACGGGGATGTCATTCGGAATCTCTTTGAGCACCTGGGATAAAATTCGCATACCCTTCCAGCCCATCGCTTCGTAGTAAGCGGAGTTCGGTTTAAAGGCGGCTGCATGGGCTGCTGTTTCTTCGATCACCTTGATAATGAACCGCTTGGTGCTCTCATCCGCCTGATCCATGCGCACATCTAGGCCCACGCACAGGTTCGATCCCGTAGTGGCGATTCTTTTTTCCAGTTTCTCGCGAAAAGTCATGACCCCTTATCATGGAAAGAAGACACGATTTTGGCAAATGGTTGCAGCCTTGTTTTCTCCGCGCTAGTTGCGTGATGAGTTCACCCCTTGTCGGCATCATCATGGGATCCAGTTCAGACTGGCCCACCCTGGAAAACGCAGCCCGCGTGCTGAAAGACTTTGGCGTCCCTTTCGAAAAGAAGGTCGTCAGCGCCCATCGCACCCCTCAGTTGCTGTATGATTATGCCACCACCGCCCAGGAGCGCGGGTTGAAATGCATCATCGCCGGTGCCGGCGGTGCCGCCCATCTGCCCGGCATGACCGCCAGCATGACCACCCTGCCCGTGCTCGGCGTGCCTGTGCAGAGCAAGGCCCTCAGTGGGGTGGACAGCCTTTATTCCATCGTCCAAATGCCCGGCGGCATTCCCGTGGCCACCTTTGCCATCGGCAACGCTGGAGCCCTCAATGCCGGCCTCTTCGCCATCTCCATGCTCGCTAACGAACAGCCCGAACTGGCCGAAAAATTAAAAGCCTTCCGGGAGAAGCAAACCGCGAAAGTCCTGGAGAGCCAAGCGGAGATCGAAAAGGAGGCGTGAATGAAAGTGCTCAGTTTGATGAAATGACTAAGTCGTTAAAAATGGTTATGGTAGCGCTGCCAGGATGCAAAGCCACCTGACACGAAAGGGTGCCACTGACAAACCTACATACATCGTTATAGCCTCCAAGAAAATTCACAGCTCCGCTGATGTCGTTCCAGTTGTTCCACAGCAGTAACGAAATCGATTGTAGCAAACACAACATGACGATCTTTATGCAGATCGTCATCGCTTCTTCTTAACCATCAGCTCCCGCAAAATCGCATTAGGGAAGCGGCGACTTGGGGTGATCGCGTAGAAGGTCTCTTTGATTTCAGGGAACTTATGCCTTTCCACCAGAGAACCGCTTTCCAATTCGTCTTTGACGACCACGGGCGGCACGAGAGTTACTCCTTTCGATTCACGGGCCATTAGGCGCAGCATCGCCATGTCATCCACTTCGGCGGCGATGATAGGGTGGATGCCGGTTTGATCCATGAGCACGTCAAAAGCCGCGCGAATACTACTTTCGAGGCTTGGGAGCACGATGGGGACGGTACGCAGATCATCGGGAAAGCGGAAGGGCTTCATCCCTCGTGTTTTGTGGCCAACGAGGCTAACTGCTTGCTCGTCCAGCAGATGACTATGCCAGCCTGTTTCCTTATCGCGTCGTACAGGCGTATTTGACAGCACGACATCAAGCGTGTGGGTCTGGAGTTGCGCTAGAAGCTCTCGCAGAGTCCCTGAGTGGATGATCAGTTCTAAATCATCACGCTTGATGAGCGGACGCAGAAAGTTCAATTGGAAATTCCGCGAGAGATTGGATGCTGCGCCCACTCGCAGAAAGTCACGGCTGTGTCCTGCGCGGTTTTGCATTAAATCAATGAGCTCCTCACCGCTGCGGAAGATGGAATCTGCATACTCCAAAGCTATGCGGCCAGCCTCAGACAGAACGAGCGCTTTGTGCTTTCGTTCGAAGAGCTGCTGACCAAGATTTTTCTCCAAACTACGGAGCTGCACACTGAGCGCCGACTGCGAGATTTTTAAATGCCGCGCTGCCTTTGTGAGACTTCCCTCATGCGCGATAGCGCGAAAGTAGCGGAGGTGGTGGTAGTTCAAAAATGCCATGAATTCTCGCTTTTACCAAAGCGAACGATTCTTGGCAAAACATGAATTGGAGGGAAGTGAGAAAACAGCCAGAGCTTTGAGTGTCAAATCCACTCTCCCTATGAATCACCTTCCGCTGACGACTCCCGCTCTCCTCGAAGCCTATGAATGGATCACACCGCTGCTACTTCTTGCTGTGCTCGCAGTCTCCATGCTCCTGCGAGATGGAAGACAGGCAGCGGAGGGCGCAGCCGGGGTGGCTAGGCTGTTTTTTGCCGTTGGATTGATGTTCTCTTTCGGCGTCATGCTCGCGGGGCCGATGCGCATCGAATTGGCAGCTTGGGGACCAGCGAGACTGGCGCTACTAGTCGATCCGCTATCCGCGCTAATGCTCGTGCTGGTGAGCTTCCTCGGCGTTGTGGTAACGCGTTACGCGATTAACTACCTCGACGGCGATCCTGGGCAGGCGCGGTTCTCACGCTGGTTGGTGCTGGCACTCACGAGCGTGCTGGCACTGGTGCTGTCCAGCAATCTGCTAATGTTTGCCGCCGCATGGATAGCAACGAGTCTAAGCCTTCATCAACTGCTCACCTTTTACCGCGAGCGTCCTGCGGCAGTGATGGCGGCACGGAAAAAATTCGTCATCAGCAGACTTGCGGATGCGTCCATGATCACCGCGCTGGTGCTGGTGTGGCACGGGCATGGCACTTGGGAGTTTCATGAGTTGTTTGCTAATCCAGCGGGACCATATGCAGGTTTGCTAGCTGGTTTCCTCGTCTTCGCGGCGATGCTGAAATCCGCGCAATTCCCCTTCCATTCATGGCTGCCGGACACACTTGAGACACCCACGCCGGTCTCCGCTCTGATGCACGCAGGCATCATCAATGCAGGAGGCTTCCTCATAGTGCGGCTGAGCCCGCTCGTCACGCAGTCACCAACGGCTCTGAACACGCTGGCGTTGTTCGGGGCCTTCACGGCTCTCTTTGCCAGTGTGATCATGATGACGCAGACGAGTATCAAGAAGTCGCTCGCATGGTCCACTGTGGCGCAAATGGGCTTCATGATGCTGCAATGCGGCCTCGGTGCCTTCGCACTGGCAATGATGCATATCGTGGCGCACTCGCTCTACAAAGCACATGCCTTCCTGAGCAGTGGCAGTGTGGTGAATCTTGCTAAGTCCGCTTGGACACCGGTTGGGCGACCGTCAGCGCACCCGCTGGTGGTGCTCGGCTCACTCGCAGTTTCCACCCTGATGGGTTTTTGTTTCGCAGCAGCACTTGGTGTCACTTTGCAAAATGATCCGGGCACCATGCTGCTCATCGCAGTTTTCATCATGGCGATGGCGCATCTGCTCTGGACACTGTGGAGTAGCAGCATGAGGCAAAGGCTTATCCTGCGCGGGCTTGGCATCGTCGTGGCGGCCACGACAGCTTGCTTCGCGGTGCATGCCGGGTTTGAGCACCTGCTGGCCGCCAGTCTGCCTGCTTATGCGCCGATACGCAGCGGTGTAGAGCATGCCGTGATGATACTCGTGGCACTGCTCTTCCTCGCTGTGCTCATCTTCCAGTCCCAACTGCCAGCCTGGGCCGCACGCCCGGCCTTTGCGCGGCTCTACGTGCATGCCAGTAACGGCTTTTATATCGGCACGCTTTTCAACCGGATCACAGGCAAATTTCTCTTCTGATCACACGCATTCCCATCTCATGACCACTCCCCTCACCGAGTTACCTGAAAGAATCGTCCAGAAACCCGTCGTCGCAGCGCTGGAAACACCGAATTTTCTCAAGCTCGCCCGTCAAGCCTGCCTCCGCATCTCGCCGCTGTGGCCGCTGCAAAGCTTTGTGGCCGTCAATCCCTTTGTCGGCCTCGTCGGCAAGCCGTTCACCGATGTCTGCAATCTCATGCAGAGAGTCACTGGTGAGAGCATGCTCATGAGCGTTGAATACTTCCGCCAGCAGTTTGCCAGCGGGCGCCTTACCTCGCAAGACCTCGCCGAGGCGGTCACGCGCTCAAAGTCTGACCTCACGACCACGCAGTTACTTGCCTGGCTGAAGAATCCCGAGCCACAGCCGCACATTCGCCTGCAAAGCATCGCCGACATCGCCACCACAAAGTTTCAGCGAGACTGGAGCGGTCTCGTCACTGAGGAGATCTCCAAGTGGTGCGCCGCTTATTTCGACGAAGGCCAGTCTGTCTGGCGCATTCCTTGGAAGAAGCTGCCGCTCTTCACCGCATGGAAACAGGCCGCCGAAATCGACGCCACACCTGAAATGCTTGGTTTCAATGGATTTCGCAGTCTCGCTGCCGGGCTTCCGAAAAACGCAGCTGAAGCCATCCCCGCGCAGCTAGATATACTTGGCATCTCCCCCCTCTGTGCGGAGGAATATCTTCACCGTCTGCTCATGACGCTGCCCGGCTGGAGCAGCTATGTGCAGCATCATGTGCGGGACAAAGCCATGCGCGGCACACATGACGAATCACTGCTGGACCTCCTCGCTGTGAGGCTGGTTTTTGAAGTCGCTCTTTTGAAGCAGTTCGAATCCGTTGGCATCCGCGAACATTGGCTCAACGGTCTCAATGGCCAAAAGCCCGGCTTTAGCCCGACCACGCAAAAACAGCTTCTCTGGCACTGCGCTCTCGAAATCAGCTTCCAGCGCGAGCTTTGCAACAAGCTAACGCGAGCCGCACAAAACCAAACGAAGACCAATCACGAACGCCCAATCGTGCAGGCCGTATTCTGCATTGACGTGCGCTCAGAGGTCATGCGTCGCTCCCTGGAGTCCGCTTCCCCAGGCATTGAGACACTCGGCTTCGCGGGCTTCTTTGGTATGCCGATCGAATATGTGCCATTCGGACAAAGGCACGGTACCTTACAGCTTCCGGTGCTCTTCTCGCCGAAGTATCGCGTGCGCGAGCATCTTCCACATGCCACTCCAGAGGAGGAGAAGCATGCCCGCAGTCAGCTTCAGCTAGGACGCCGCGTCTTACACTCCTGGAATGCCTTCAAAACTTCCGCAGTGAGTTGCTTCAGCTTCGTCGAAGCTGCTGGCATCGGCTTCGCCTGGAACCTTGTCAAAGACAGCTTTCAACTTGGTAGCAGAAAGGATGCTCACTTCTGTCATTCCTGCGCCGCCCCGAATCTGCATCAACATAAACGCCTCGCGCATGATCCAATGGACACACACACCGAGGCGGGCATTCCGCCTGAAGATCAAATACAGCTGGCTCTCGGTGCGCTGAAAAACATGGAACTTACTTCAAACTTCGCACGGCTTGTCATGTTCTGTGGTCATGGCAGCAACACGACCAACAATCCGTATGCTGCTGGACTCGATTGCGGTGCTTGTGGGGGGCACGCAGGCGACTCTAATGCCCGCGTCGCGGCCGCCATCCTCAATCAAAACGCTGTCCGCACCGCCTTGCAGCGACACGGAATCTTCATCCCAGAGGACACCTGTTTTATCGCGGGGTTACACGATACCACGACGGATGATATTCGCATCTTTGATACCGATTGCATGCCGTCCTCTCATGAAACTGATCTGCATCAGCTTCAACTCTGGCTAGATCAAGCTACGCATTACAATCGGCAACAACGCGCAGCCAGTCTCGGCCTCGCCAGCGCCGAGGAGGTAGATCTCAAAAAGCTCATCATCAAGCGCAGTCGCGACTGGTCGCAGGTACGGCCCGAGTGGGGTCTCGCTGGCAACGCCGCCTTTATTGCCGCGCCCCGCGAGCGCACGCGGAGCCTCAACCTCCACGGCCGCGTCTTTCTTCACAACTACAGCCATACCGATGACAGCACGAAGAGTACGCTCGAACTCATCATGACCGCGCCAATGGTCGTTACGAACTGGATCAACTTGCAATACTACGCCAGCACAGTGAACAACCGCCTCTGGGGCAGCGGTAACAAAGTTATTCATAATGTCGTCGGCACCTTCGGCATCCAGCAAGGCAATGGCGGCGACCTTCAGACCGGCCTGCCGCTGCAAAGCGTTCACAATGGCGAAAATTGGATGCACGAACCCCTGCGCCTGAGCGTCTTCATCGAAGCTCCTCGAGGCGACATCGACATGGTGATAGCGAAGCACGAAGGCGTAAGCCAGCTTGTGGACAATGGCTGGCTGCATCTATTTTGTATTGAAGATCAAGGACGCTTGATTTTGAAAAGGCAGGCTTGTGGCAGTTGGATAACCGCCTGAGCATTGATTGTTAGACCTGTGGCTTCTCTAAATTTCGGCGATTGATTTTACCCAATGGCACAAATGGAAACAGGGCAGCGGCCTCTACATGCTCTCGCGCTGCAAACTGCGCCGCTTGGGCCTTGACACCCTCGCCCAGGAAAAACTCGAAGCCATCCGCAAACGCTGCTGCGACCTGTCCATCTACGTCAAAGAAGTCAAACAACGCTTCAGTCGCTGGTTCAATAAACGCCGTGGAAGGCGCGGCACCTTGTGGATGGACCGCTTCAAAAGCGTGATGGTCGAATGCGGCGGCGAAGCCTTGCGGACGATGGCCGCCTACATTGATCTGAATCCCGTCCTCGCCAAGCTAATCGATGATCCCAAAGACTACCGCTGGTGCGGCTATGGCGAAGGCAGCCGGCGCGCAAAATGATGCCGCCATTACAATGACTCTCTTCGATCCTGCAAAATGATGCAATTTTGTGCTATACACAGCACCCGTCTGACTATGGTAATCGCTTGATTCCCACGGATTTCGCTCGTGTGGAAAGCCAAGTCATTCATTCTGAACGAATTAAAATCCTCCCAATCACCCGTCATAATCTTCTATCCCCGAGCCTCTTGTCCCGAGACTGCTGGATGAGCACCACCTCCGGCTTCGCCCCACTTTCCATGTCCTTTTCTCCCTTTCTTCCTCCTTCCACGATTGGCATCCTCGGCGGTGGTCAATTGGGCCGTATGCTGGCTTTAGAGGCGCGGCGCAGCGGCTATCGAGTGGCTGTTTTTACGGATGAACCGCCGGGCTGCCCGGCGGGTCAGTTTGCGGATGTGGAAATCAATGCGGCTTATGACGACACTGCGGCGCTGGAGCGTTTCCTTGCTCAGGTGGATGTGGTCACGGCGGAGTTTGAAAACATTCCCGATGCCTGCCTCCAGGCGGTTGAGGCGGTGAAGCCGTTGCGCCCAGGTCGCAAGGCGATTTATACCACCCAGCATCGCGAGCGTGAAAAGCTCTTCCTTCGGGAGAACGGAATCGCCTGCGCCGGGTTCCGCATTGTCGAAACCCTGGAGCAGCTTGAAACAGCCGTGGCTGAGCTGGGCCGTCCCTGCGTCATCAAAACCGCCGCTTTTGGTTACGATGGTAAGGGGCAGGCGAAGGTGAATACAGATACGGATCTGGCCACTGCTTGGCAGCCCTTTGAAGGTCATCATGCTGTGGTGGAACAGTGGATCCCCTTTGTCTGTGAAGTTTCCGTGGTCGGTGCACGCAGTGTGGATGGCCGTATGGCGGTGCATGGGGTGGTGGAAAACCAGCATGCGCATCACATCCTGGACGTCTCTCTGGCACCTGCACGCGTCAGCCCTGAGATCGCTGAGCAGGCGCTGGAACTCTGGGAAGCTGTGGCTACAGGATTGGAATACGTCGGCACCATGGCGGTGGAGCTTTTTGTGACGGCGGAAGGTCGTGTGCTGGTAAACGAGGTGGCCCCGCGTCCTCATAACAGCGGGCATTACACGATTGATGCCTGCGTGACTAACCAGTTCCAGCAGCAGATGCGCGCCATTTGCGGCCTTTCATTGGGAGACCCCACCCAGCATACCCCTGCCGTGATGGTGAACCTGCTCGGTGACGTCTGGCCGTCTGAGCATGTCCATCCCGACTGGTCTCCGATCCTGGGGCATCCTCGTGCCAAGCTGCACCTATACGGTAAGGCCAGCGCTAGGGCTAAGCGCAAGATGGGACACTATACGGTGCTGGGGGATAGCCTGGACGAGGCCCTGGATAGTGTTACGCAGCTCCGGACACGGTATTGATCAACTCCCTGTCCCGCGACTGCGGGATCCGAGTGATGCGATCCAGGGATGGATGTCTATGGATAGTTAAGTTTGCCTTTCACCATTCGCATCACTCGGAGAGTGATGGGTACTGTACTGGCCGCAAAAAACCCGTATTCCTCAAGCGGTGACGCTCAAGCAATACGGGTTCGAAAACAGTTTTTAGGCTGTCAGCAGAGATTAGTAGCGACCGCCGCCGCCACCACCACCGCCGCCGTAGCCGCCACGGCCACCGCCGCCGCCGCCACCACCACGATTGCCACCACCACCACCGCCGGAATAGGCAGGACGGTCTTCTTTCGGGCGGGCTTCGTTGATGGTCAGAGCGCGACCACCGAAGTCTTTGCCATTGAGAGCTGTGATCGCTTCATTCATGGCCATTGCGGAATCCATGGTCACGAAAGCGAAACCACGCGGGCGACCGGTGGCATGATCCATCGGCAGGTGCATATCGGTCACAGTGCCGTAGTCATTGAAGAGTGCACGGAGTTCGGACTCCATAGCAGTGAAGGGCAGGTTGCCCACATACATTTTGGTATTCATAACGTTAACTTGATTACCGTTCCCCCTGACGGGACACCGACCAAGCTCCGTTATCGGATTTCAGAACATCACTGAATCCAAAGAATCACCTGATGAACAACTTAGCATAGCCTTCACCAGGGTAACTTGCGATGTGAGGTTCGTCCGCTTCCTGGCAATAGCAAACGATAGTTGTCTTTGTTTCGCGGCTCCGGCTTGACGGGCAGGCTCTCTGCACGCAGGCGTGGCAGGTGCGCAGTCTTCTTCCCAGTCATCGTCCGGCCCTCGTCCTCGCTCCTATGCAGGACGTGACGGATCTGCCGTTCATGCGGCTCATCGCCCGCTACGGTGGGCCGGATCTTTTCGTCACTGAATACTTCCGTGTTACACCCGATTCGAAGTTGGACGCCACCATTCTGAAATCCATCACCGAAAACGAAACGGGTATCCCCGTCATCGCGCAGATGATCGGCCAGGACATCCCGGCTTTGATCCGCACGGCTAGGCAGTTGGAAAAGTATCCTGTGGCAGGCATTGATCTCAATCTGGGTTGCCCGGCCCCAGTGGTCTGCCGAAAGGATGCGGGTGGTGGCCTGTTGCGCCAGCCTGCCCGTGTGGATGAGATTGTGGGAGTGCTGCGGGATACCATCCAGGGGCGGTTTACGGTGAAATGCCGCGTGGGCTTTGCCGAAAAGACGGAGTTTCCACGGCTTTTGGAGGTCTTCCGAAAACATGCCATCAATGGCCTGACCGTCCATGGGCGTACTGTCCGGGATGCTTATAAAACGGCCGTGCATCCAGAGTGCGTGGCCATGGCGGTGCAGGCGATGGCTTGCCCGGTGATCGCGAATGGCAATGTGGTGGATGTGCCCACGGGGCTCGCCTACCTGCGCCAGACGGAAGCGGC
Coding sequences:
- the pyrF gene encoding orotidine-5'-phosphate decarboxylase codes for the protein MTFREKLEKRIATTGSNLCVGLDVRMDQADESTKRFIIKVIEETAAHAAAFKPNSAYYEAMGWKGMRILSQVLKEIPNDIPVIFDVKRGDIGETQGYYAKSAYDAYGVDAVTLNAYMGKDTLEPFLKYPDKGIYLLGVTSNPGAVDIELQPTGDRKVFELVADMTQASPQVGLVIGLTNAAENVLSKTPDVPLLIPGLGAQGGDLSALKGSGRKAPLLVNVSRGIMYHQESCSFGTIAADWKLRIQEALG
- the purE gene encoding 5-(carboxyamino)imidazole ribonucleotide mutase; this encodes MSSPLVGIIMGSSSDWPTLENAARVLKDFGVPFEKKVVSAHRTPQLLYDYATTAQERGLKCIIAGAGGAAHLPGMTASMTTLPVLGVPVQSKALSGVDSLYSIVQMPGGIPVATFAIGNAGALNAGLFAISMLANEQPELAEKLKAFREKQTAKVLESQAEIEKEA
- a CDS encoding LysR family transcriptional regulator encodes the protein MAFLNYHHLRYFRAIAHEGSLTKAARHLKISQSALSVQLRSLEKNLGQQLFERKHKALVLSEAGRIALEYADSIFRSGEELIDLMQNRAGHSRDFLRVGAASNLSRNFQLNFLRPLIKRDDLELIIHSGTLRELLAQLQTHTLDVVLSNTPVRRDKETGWHSHLLDEQAVSLVGHKTRGMKPFRFPDDLRTVPIVLPSLESSIRAAFDVLMDQTGIHPIIAAEVDDMAMLRLMARESKGVTLVPPVVVKDELESGSLVERHKFPEIKETFYAITPSRRFPNAILRELMVKKKR
- a CDS encoding proton-conducting transporter membrane subunit; the encoded protein is MNSRFYQSERFLAKHELEGSEKTARALSVKSTLPMNHLPLTTPALLEAYEWITPLLLLAVLAVSMLLRDGRQAAEGAAGVARLFFAVGLMFSFGVMLAGPMRIELAAWGPARLALLVDPLSALMLVLVSFLGVVVTRYAINYLDGDPGQARFSRWLVLALTSVLALVLSSNLLMFAAAWIATSLSLHQLLTFYRERPAAVMAARKKFVISRLADASMITALVLVWHGHGTWEFHELFANPAGPYAGLLAGFLVFAAMLKSAQFPFHSWLPDTLETPTPVSALMHAGIINAGGFLIVRLSPLVTQSPTALNTLALFGAFTALFASVIMMTQTSIKKSLAWSTVAQMGFMMLQCGLGAFALAMMHIVAHSLYKAHAFLSSGSVVNLAKSAWTPVGRPSAHPLVVLGSLAVSTLMGFCFAAALGVTLQNDPGTMLLIAVFIMAMAHLLWTLWSSSMRQRLILRGLGIVVAATTACFAVHAGFEHLLAASLPAYAPIRSGVEHAVMILVALLFLAVLIFQSQLPAWAARPAFARLYVHASNGFYIGTLFNRITGKFLF
- a CDS encoding YbcC family protein, with amino-acid sequence MTTPLTELPERIVQKPVVAALETPNFLKLARQACLRISPLWPLQSFVAVNPFVGLVGKPFTDVCNLMQRVTGESMLMSVEYFRQQFASGRLTSQDLAEAVTRSKSDLTTTQLLAWLKNPEPQPHIRLQSIADIATTKFQRDWSGLVTEEISKWCAAYFDEGQSVWRIPWKKLPLFTAWKQAAEIDATPEMLGFNGFRSLAAGLPKNAAEAIPAQLDILGISPLCAEEYLHRLLMTLPGWSSYVQHHVRDKAMRGTHDESLLDLLAVRLVFEVALLKQFESVGIREHWLNGLNGQKPGFSPTTQKQLLWHCALEISFQRELCNKLTRAAQNQTKTNHERPIVQAVFCIDVRSEVMRRSLESASPGIETLGFAGFFGMPIEYVPFGQRHGTLQLPVLFSPKYRVREHLPHATPEEEKHARSQLQLGRRVLHSWNAFKTSAVSCFSFVEAAGIGFAWNLVKDSFQLGSRKDAHFCHSCAAPNLHQHKRLAHDPMDTHTEAGIPPEDQIQLALGALKNMELTSNFARLVMFCGHGSNTTNNPYAAGLDCGACGGHAGDSNARVAAAILNQNAVRTALQRHGIFIPEDTCFIAGLHDTTTDDIRIFDTDCMPSSHETDLHQLQLWLDQATHYNRQQRAASLGLASAEEVDLKKLIIKRSRDWSQVRPEWGLAGNAAFIAAPRERTRSLNLHGRVFLHNYSHTDDSTKSTLELIMTAPMVVTNWINLQYYASTVNNRLWGSGNKVIHNVVGTFGIQQGNGGDLQTGLPLQSVHNGENWMHEPLRLSVFIEAPRGDIDMVIAKHEGVSQLVDNGWLHLFCIEDQGRLILKRQACGSWITA
- a CDS encoding 5-(carboxyamino)imidazole ribonucleotide synthase, with the protein product MSFSPFLPPSTIGILGGGQLGRMLALEARRSGYRVAVFTDEPPGCPAGQFADVEINAAYDDTAALERFLAQVDVVTAEFENIPDACLQAVEAVKPLRPGRKAIYTTQHREREKLFLRENGIACAGFRIVETLEQLETAVAELGRPCVIKTAAFGYDGKGQAKVNTDTDLATAWQPFEGHHAVVEQWIPFVCEVSVVGARSVDGRMAVHGVVENQHAHHILDVSLAPARVSPEIAEQALELWEAVATGLEYVGTMAVELFVTAEGRVLVNEVAPRPHNSGHYTIDACVTNQFQQQMRAICGLSLGDPTQHTPAVMVNLLGDVWPSEHVHPDWSPILGHPRAKLHLYGKASARAKRKMGHYTVLGDSLDEALDSVTQLRTRY
- a CDS encoding RNA recognition motif domain-containing protein, with protein sequence MNTKMYVGNLPFTAMESELRALFNDYGTVTDMHLPMDHATGRPRGFAFVTMDSAMAMNEAITALNGKDFGGRALTINEARPKEDRPAYSGGGGGGNRGGGGGGGGRGGYGGGGGGGGGRY
- a CDS encoding tRNA dihydrouridine synthase, translating into MRSLLPSHRPALVLAPMQDVTDLPFMRLIARYGGPDLFVTEYFRVTPDSKLDATILKSITENETGIPVIAQMIGQDIPALIRTARQLEKYPVAGIDLNLGCPAPVVCRKDAGGGLLRQPARVDEIVGVLRDTIQGRFTVKCRVGFAEKTEFPRLLEVFRKHAINGLTVHGRTVRDAYKTAVHPECVAMAVQAMACPVIANGNVVDVPTGLAYLRQTEAAGLMLGRGAIRHPWLFDDLRAHWEGRSVRRRTGRDMLEYIQALYDMTAAFHPHFETNLHVQKMKRYMVYITTGIAEGQLEYRIRRVTSEPEFFAACHEYLDNDEPLPLRPPEASSVFCGFAELK